From the Azospirillum formosense genome, one window contains:
- a CDS encoding histone deacetylase family protein: protein MRYVFAEAQLRHRPPTFLVRGQPKPSPEKAERAEALVGSLRARGVTVEEPPSYGAGPRAAVHSADYLRFLETAHARWSALPDASEVIVPNVHRNTDMAEYPTGIVGQAGWHMADTACPIGAGTWEAVCGGADTAVHAALMVASGRERAAYALCRPPGHHASRDMAGGFCYINNAAVAAQAMLPVLAQQGRAPRVAVFDVDVHHGNGTQAIFYERDDVLVVSIHGDPNNFYPWFAGYAHERGKGRGLGSNLNIPLPMGTEESTFLDAVDGALSHIAAFGPEALVLSLGFDTYVGDPLAFFKVTTPGFATLGRKIAGAGLPTVVVQEGGYDCDALAVNLASFLDGFEGGLTEAAR from the coding sequence ATGCGCTACGTCTTTGCCGAGGCCCAGTTGCGCCATCGTCCGCCGACCTTCCTGGTGCGCGGCCAGCCGAAGCCCTCGCCCGAGAAGGCGGAGCGGGCGGAGGCGCTCGTCGGCTCCCTGCGGGCGCGCGGCGTGACGGTGGAGGAGCCGCCGTCCTACGGCGCCGGCCCGCGCGCGGCGGTCCATTCCGCCGATTACCTGCGCTTCCTGGAAACCGCCCACGCCCGCTGGTCGGCCCTGCCGGACGCGTCGGAGGTCATCGTCCCCAACGTCCACCGCAACACCGACATGGCCGAGTACCCGACGGGCATCGTCGGCCAGGCGGGCTGGCACATGGCGGACACCGCCTGCCCGATCGGCGCCGGCACCTGGGAGGCCGTCTGCGGCGGCGCCGACACGGCGGTCCACGCGGCGCTGATGGTGGCGAGCGGTCGGGAGCGCGCGGCCTACGCCCTGTGCCGCCCGCCGGGGCACCACGCGTCCCGCGACATGGCCGGGGGCTTCTGCTACATCAACAACGCCGCCGTCGCCGCCCAGGCGATGCTGCCGGTGCTGGCCCAGCAGGGCCGCGCGCCGCGCGTCGCCGTCTTCGACGTGGACGTCCATCACGGCAACGGCACGCAGGCGATCTTCTACGAGCGCGACGACGTGCTGGTCGTGTCGATCCACGGCGACCCCAACAACTTCTATCCCTGGTTCGCCGGCTACGCGCACGAGCGCGGCAAGGGCCGCGGCCTCGGCAGCAACCTGAACATCCCCCTGCCCATGGGCACCGAGGAGTCCACCTTCCTCGACGCGGTGGACGGGGCGCTGAGCCACATCGCCGCCTTCGGGCCGGAGGCGCTGGTGCTGTCGCTGGGCTTCGACACCTACGTCGGCGACCCGCTGGCCTTCTTCAAGGTGACCACGCCGGGCTTCGCCACGCTGGGCCGCAAGATCGCCGGCGCCGGCCTGCC